A genome region from Bemisia tabaci chromosome 3, PGI_BMITA_v3 includes the following:
- the LOC109044336 gene encoding uncharacterized protein isoform X1 yields MFKSVRHGENVLQYTILPQDEEGAISGGAPGARGRGPGGARRRSSERRARRKSVSTWIIVAILVCIAVTGAVVVPVLLSVGPGGAHPSKKFQTFALAASSLKEHAGRYNIHGTQFIVVPVEQVEGPQGLLEELDSQLSHEEHHQAVVAPATPATQPPATRTTRLNATHPSSSSPTPAPVDPGGH; encoded by the exons ATGTTCAAGTCGGTGCGTCACGGGGAGAACGTGCTGCAGTACACGATCCTGCCGCAGGACGAAGAGGGCGCCATCTCCGGGGGTGCCCCAGGGGCGCGAGGGAGGGGGCCCGGGGGCGCCCGAAGGCGGAGCTCGGAGCGGCGGGCGCGGCGCAAGAGCGTCTCCACGTGGATCATCGTCGCCATCTTGGTCTGCATCGCCGTCACTGGTGCGGTCGTCGTGCCGGTCCTCCTCTCGGTCGGCCCCGGTGGCGCGCACCCCTCCAAGAAGTTCCAAACCTTCGCTCTTGCCGCCTCCAGCCTTAAGGAACATGCTG GGCGGTACAATATCCACGGCACACAGTTCATAGTGGTACCGGTCGAGCAGGTGGAAGGCCCCCAGGGACTTTTGGAAGAATTGGACAGTCAGTTGTCGCACGAAGAGCATCATCAAGCCGTCGTGGCCCCAGCGACGCCTGCAACACAGCCTCCCGCAACCCGCACGACAAGACTCAACGCCACCCAtccctcttcctcctctccaACCCCCGCCCCGGTGGATCCGGGTGGACATTGA